The following proteins are encoded in a genomic region of Primulina eburnea isolate SZY01 unplaced genomic scaffold, ASM2296580v1 ctg186, whole genome shotgun sequence:
- the LOC140820823 gene encoding glutathione S-transferase T3-like, protein MPFISPTENEPATPTLVPETQLSDRESLIEVVNLENVDSGVEGRKKRSTWRKVKDEVLARSFVTISDDPIIGNDQKAEAFWGRVASYYNDNRPAGTPNRSASVIRSHWHNTIQKNVYRFNANYNSIYSAYRSGHSDEDILRLAYEKYRPENNGIAFNLEHVWRIVKDRPMFTPQSVDHLVSTKKARTSESGASNTSSNQDASLHVDLIVEENRPMGQKAAKRKRKGKTRSGMECMTTNLDNMFVKFTEYTNMKKVEVEMKQKQLEVEEMKAKAAMAKVQLKEYAILSKDTSQMTYEHLIIHERLCQEIRGRWNI, encoded by the coding sequence ATGCCATTTATTTCTCCGACGGAAAATGAACCGGCCACTCCGACTCTCGTCCCAGAGACTCAATTGTCCGACCGTGAATCCCTAATTGAAGTCGTAAATTTGGAGAATGTGGATTCTGGCGTTGAGGGTAGAAAAAAACGGTCAACCTGGAGAAAGGTTAAAGACGAGGTCTTAGCGAGATCGTTTGTCACTATCAGCGATGACCCAATCATCGGCAATGATCAAAAGGCGGAAGCTTTCTGGGGACGTGTTGCAAGCTACTACAATGACAATCGTCCCGCAGGTACACCCAATAGAAGTGCAAGTGTCATACGATCGCACTGGCACAATACCATCCAAAAAAATGTATATCGCTTCAATGCAAATTACAATAGTATTTATAGTGCATATCGTAGCGGCCACAGTGATGAGGATATACTACGACTTGCGTATGAAAAATATCGTCCGGAAAATAACGGCATCGCATTTAATCTTGAGCATGTGTGGAGGATCGTAAAAGACCGTCCAATGTTTACTCCACAGTCCGTTGATCACCTTGTTAGCACGAAGAAGGCAAGGACCTCGGAGTCGGGAGCAAGCAACACCTCATCCAACCAAGATGCGAGTCTACATGTAGACCTAATTGTAGAAGAAAATCGTCCAATGGGTCAGAAGGCAgcaaaaagaaagagaaaaggTAAAACGAGATCGGGCATGGAGTGTATGACAACAAACTTGGACAATATGTTTGTAAAGTTTACTGAATATACAAACATGAAAAAAGTTGAAGTTGAAATGAAACAAAAACAACTCGAAGTAGAGGAGATGAAAGCAAAAGCTGCTATGGCCAAAGTTCAACTAAAGGAATATGCAATCCTTTCGAAGGATACTTCGCAAATGACATATGAGCATCTTATCATCCACGAACGTCTATGTCAAGAGATTAGGGGGAGATGGAATATTTAA